GGGAAAAATTATCGCTGAATATTCATTTCCCGCCACGCCTGCGCGTAACGGCGGCCGAGCTCGCGAAAACCGGGCGACTCGAAGTGCAGCACCTCCGGCTCCTCGGGGCGGCCGGGCAGTCCATCCGACGAAACCAGGGCACAATGCGGCACGAGCGCGGGCAGACTGCGCAGGGCGGCGTTGACCGGGCCTTCGTTGGGGCAGAAACGTCCGATCTCGCCCACGATCACCGGCACGTCGGGCGCGCCGAGGTCGGCGCGGAGTTGCGTGATGAACTTCTTGAAGCGGTCGGCGTAGGTCGCCGCCTGGTCCGGCGCGCGGTCGGATTCGCCCTGGTGCCAGAGGATGCCGGCGAGCTGGCCGCGCTTGAGCGCCTCCTTGGCGCGGGCGACGGCGTTCACGTAGTGCGTCCGCCCCGGCGCCCATTCGTCGAGGGCGCTGCCGCCGAAGGCCGCGGGTACGAGGCCGATGACCGCATCGGGGTTGGCGTCGGCGATGACCGCACCAAAGGTCTTGCCGAGGCCCGTGCCGATGCGCTCGGGCCGGTCGAAGTGCAGCGGGTCCACGGCCGGCACCCAGGCGAGTTCCTTGTTCAACACCCATACCCGCGGATGCGGTGTTTGGTCCCCGGACTCGACCTTGCCGCGTCCGGCCATGTTGGACTGGCCGATGAGCAGGAAGATTTTCATGGAGGCGAGCCCGTTTGCCGGGCTCAGGGCAGGTGGAGTTTGGGCGGGGGCGAGGTTCACAAGCAACAGGCACGCCAGCAGGGCGCGCAGCGGGGCGGGGTGCATCGCCCACAGCCTGTGCGGTGGCAGCGGCGACGCAAGCGGGCCGGCACACCGGCTGGTCACTGGACAACGCTCCTCACCCCGCCTAGCTTCCGGCGCATGAAGCTTACCCACGCGCTTGCCGTGTTCCTCCTGTTGCCGGCCGCCCTCCTGGCCGGCGATCCCGCCTTCGACACCTGGGTGGACGAGTTCTCCGCCGCCTGGATGCGCGCCGACCCGATGGCCGCGACCGAGGCCCAGTATTTCAGCGGGGCCGAACAGGATGCCCTCGACCGGCAGCTCACGCCCTACTCCGTCGCCGCCCGCGCCGCCCAGGTGGCCCGCGCCCAAGCCGGCCTCCAACGCCTGGCCGGCTTCGACCGCGCCCGGCTCGACGCCACGCAGCGCGTCTCGGCCGACATGCTGCGCTGGCAGCTGGAAACCACCGTGCGCAACCTCTCCTTCTCGGACCATGTTTTTGTCTTCAACCAGTTTTCCGGCGTGCAGCGCGAGCTGGTCGATTTCCTGAGCCACACGCACCCCATCCGCAACCGGCGCGACATCGAGAACTACCTCGCGCGGCTCAATCTGGTCGCCGGCTACATGAACGAGGCGCGGGCTCAGGCCAAGGACCGCGGCGACCGCGGCTTTCTGCCCCCGAAGTTCATCCTCTCGGCCACGCTGGCGCAGATCGACCGGTTTCTCGAAGGCGGCGCGGAGAAAAACATCCTCGTGACCACGCTCGACGAACGCGCCGCACTGCTCGGCGACCTGCCCGCCGCGGATCGCGCAGCCTCCGTCGCGGCCGCCGCCGGCATCGTGCGCGACGCCGTGTTGCCCGCCTTCACCCGGGTTCGCGCCCTGCTCGAAGCCCAGCTGGCCGTGGCCACCGAGGATGCCGGCCTCTGGCGCCTGCCCGGCGGCCGCGAGGCCTACGCCGCGGGCCTCCAGCACTACACCACCACCGACCTGACCCCGGAAAAGATCCACGCCCTCGGCCTGGCCGAGGTGGCCCGCATCGAGGCCAAGATGGACGGCCTGTTCGTTTCGCTCGGCTACAAGGAAGGCTCCATCAAGGAGCGTTACGACCGGCTGAACCAGGACCTCCAGCCCCCCGCCGACCCCGACCCGCGCCCCGCCCTGATCGCGCGCCACGAGGAAATCCTCGCCGACGCCGTGAAGCGGTCGGAATCGCTCTTTGACCTGCGGCCCGCCGCCCCCTGCGTGGTGAAGCGCATTCCGCCGTTCTCCGAGAGCAGCTCCGCCAACCACTACACCACGCCGGCCAAGGACGGCACGCGCCCCGGCATTTTCTGGGCGAACCTCGCCGGTCCGGTCTATCGCATCCCTTACATGCGCACCCTCACCTACCACGAGGGCATCCCGGGCCACCACTTCCAGATCGCGCTCCAGCAGGAGCTGACGGAGCTCCCGCGCTTCCGGCGCGACCGGATCTTCGGTTTCATCTCCGCGCACGGCGAGGGCTGGGCGCTCTATGCCGAGCAGCTCGCCGCGGAGAACAACTGGTATGAGGGCGATACCGTCGGCCTGATCGGCCAGCTGGAGGCGGAACTCTTCCGCGCCCGCCGCCTGGTCGTGGACACCGGACTTCACACCATGAAGTGGACCCGCCAGCAGGCCATCGACTACGGCATGCTGCCGCGGGAGGTGGACCGCTACGTCGCCGCCCCCGGTCAGGCCTGCTCCTACAAGATCGGCATGATCCGCATCCTCGAACTGCGCGAGAAGGCCCGGCGGGAGCTGGGCGACCGGTTCAACCTGAAGGAATTTCACAACGCCGTGCTCCGTGCCGGCACCGTGCCGCTCGCCGTGCTCGAAACCGTGGTGGACGACTACATCGCCGCCAAGCAGGGCCGGCAAGTTGCGCTCTATTGAGCGACCGCCGGCAACCCGCCTTTCCCGTTGCGAAATCACCCAACCGGCGCACGGTGCGCCCCTTCCCTTCCTCCATGCACACCCCCGTCCGCGTTTTACTGACCCTCGCCGCCAGCGGCTTTGCCGCCACGCTCCTCGCCCAGCCCGCCCCCCGCAAGGACGTCGCCAAGATCTACCAGGAGATCTGCGCCAACTGCCACGGCGCCCAGCTGGAGGGCGGCCAGGCCCCCTCCATGCTCGACGACCAGTGGGCCAACGGCACCGGCACCGATGCCGATCTCGCCCGCGTGATCAGCGACGGCGTGCTGGAGAAGGGCATGCCGGCGTTCCACTCGCTGATGAGCGAGGCCGACGTCCGCGCGATGGTGATCTTCATCCGTGAGCAGCGCGCCAGCTACAAGCGGCAGCGCGCCACGCAAAAACTCCCCGGCGGCGCCATTCCCACGCAGGAGCACCGTTTCCGCATCGAGACTGTCGCCGACGGCCTGTCCACGCCGTGGAGCATCGCCTTCCTGCCCGACGGCCGCACGCTCGTTACCGAAAAACCGGGCCGGCTCCGCGTGATCGCCGACGGCAAGCTCCAGCCCTCTGCCATCAAGGGCACCCCCGCGGTCCGCGACGGCGGCCAGGGCGGCCTGCTCGAGGTCGCGGCGCATCCCGACTTCGCCAAGAACGGCTGGATCTACCTCGCCTACTCCGACCCGGCCAAGGACAAGGACGGCAAGGAAGTCAGCCTCACCAAGATCGTGCGCGGCCGCCTCAAGGACGGTGCCTGGGTGGAGGAGGAGAAAATCTGGCAGGCGCCGCTCGAGCTGTATCGCCCCGGCGGCGGCGTGCATTTCGGCTGCCGCATCGCCTTCGACGGCGCCGGCTATCTGTATTTCTCGCATGGCGAGCGCGGCCGCCAGCAGGACGCCCAGGACCTCACCCGCCCCAACGGCAAGATTCACCGCATTCACGACGACGGCCGCATCCCGGCCGACAACCCCTTCGTCAACACGCCCGGGGCCTTCCCCTCGATCTGGACCTACGGCAACCGCAACCCGCAGGGCCTCGACTTCGACCCACGCACCGGCCTCCTCTGGGAAACCGAGCACGGCCCGCGCGGCGGCGACGAACTCAACCTCATCAAGCCCGGCGTGAACTACGGCTGGCCCGTCATCACCTACGGCATGAACTACGACGGCTCGCCCATCACCGCCAACACCGCCCGCGAAGGCATGGAGCAGCCCGTCACCTACTGGGTGCCGTCGATCGCCGTGTGCGGCATCGATTTCTACGAGGGCACGCTATTTCCCAAGTGGACGGGAAACCTCTTTGTCAGCTCGCTCGCCCAGCAGGAGCTCCGCCGTCTCGTCATCGCCGGCGACCAGGTCGTGAGCCAGGAGATCGTCCTCAAGGACATCGGCCGCCTGCGCGATGTGCAGTGCGCCCCCGACGGCAGCATCTGGGTCGCCGTGAACGACCCCGGCAGCATCATCCGCCTGGTGCCCGCCGACTGACCCGCCACGGTGGACCTCGACGCGTATTTCGCCCGCATTGGTTACACCGGTCCGCGCACGCCGACCCACGGGACCCTGGCGGCCATCCTGCGTGCGCAGGTGCAGACGATCCCGTTTGAGAACCTCGACGTGCTGCTCGGCCGGCCGATCCGCACCGATCTCGAATCCGTCCAGCGCAAACTCGTTTACGATCGGCGCGGCGGCTACTGTTTCGAGCAGAATCAACTGCTGCTCCAGGCTTTGCGGGCGTTGGGCTTCACGGCCCAGCCGCTGATTGGCCGCGCGCGGTGGCTGGTGCCGGCGGAAGTCATCACCGGCCTCACGCACCTGCTGGTGCACGTGACCCTCGACGGCCGCGACTGGCTGGCCGACGCCGGCATGGGCTCGGTCTCGCTCACCGCCCCGCTCGAAATGCGTGAGGGCCTCGAGCAAGAAACCCCGCACGACCGCCGGCGCCTTGTGCGGCGCGACGGTCATCTCGTCCAGCAGGTCTGCTTCGCCGGAGCATGGCAGGACATCAATCTGTTCCGTCCCGAGCCGGCCGCCCCCGTGGACCTGGAAATGGGCAACTGGTATAGCCACACCCACCCGCAGGCGCATTTCCGCAACAACCTGCTGGTCGCCCGCGCCACGCCCGACGGCCGCCGCACGCTCTTTAACCGCGAGTTCACCGTCCGCCACCGCGACGGCCGCGCCGACAAGCGCGAGCTCGCCACCGCCGACGAGCTCCTCGCCGTGCTCGCCGAGCACTTCGACCTGCACTTCCCCGCCGGCACCCGTTTCGGCGCCCCCGGCGCCCCTTGGCCGGTGTAAACGGAAATTTGTAACGCAATACGTTACACCTCGCTTCGGTTTGGACGGTGTAGCCGCGTTTGAGTCCCGCGTCCGCGGGACGAAAGCGTGGCCACAGCGCCCCACGTTGTCTCCCGCGGACGCGGGATCCAACGCGGCTACCGCTGAGCCCGGACCTTGATATTGGCGCGGGGCCACACCCGGGATTTGCCCGGCACGGCAAGGTCGTCCCAAGGGTCATGCGCGTTTTGTGCAATTTTCGGAGCGCGGTGGATACTTTACCCCGGCCGGTTGCACGACAGTTAAGCAAGCATCACCGGTTGTGTCCTTACCCGACTACCCCTCCCGACCGGCCTCTGGCGGCGCCACGCGCCGTCCGTGCCCCAGGGATCCGGTGTGGTCAGCACTCTAACCCAAACCACATGAACCCGACCAAACCCCGCCTGTTGCCCCGCGCAACCGTCGCGGCGCTGTTGCTCAGCTCCGCCGTCCTGGCCTCCGCCCAGACCACCGCCCCCGAGAAAAAGGAGGACGTCATCACCCTCCCAACGTTCACCATCACGGAAGAACCCGTGAACCCCTACGTCTCCAAGCAGGCGCTCTCCTCCTCGCGCGTCGCGATGGACATCCAGGACATCCCGCAGACCATCTCCGTCGTCACCGCCGACTTCATGCAGGACTCGATGAGCTTCCGCATGCTCGACGCGGCCAAATACGTGACCCCCGTCACCGAGTCCACGCTGCCCACCGGCGGCGACCGCTACACGATCCGCGGCTTCCAGGTCTCGCACGAGTTCGTGGACGGCATGGAAATCTCCGGCGCCGACGGCTACAGCGCCTCGATGATGAGCTACAACATCGAGCGCATCGAGGTCATCAAGGGCCCCAACGCCATCCTCGTCCCCGGCGGCGCGGCCGGCGGCCAGATGAACCCGATCACCAAGTCGCCGATCATGAAGGACCAGGCCAGCTACACGCTCGAGCTCGCCCAATACAAGGGCAACGCCTTCAGCTTCGACGTGAACCGCGTGGTCTCCGCCGACAAGGGCATCGCCGCCCGCGTGGTGGGTGCGGTCTGGAAAAACGACGGTTACTCCAAGAATTACTTCCGCGACGGATTCATGCTGGCCCCGTCCATCTCGATCCAGCTCTCCCCGGCGCACAAGCTCACCTTCAAGGGCGAGATGATGCGCAACCAGGAGACCAATGGTGTCTTCCTGCCGATTGATCCGAGTGTCGGCAGCGACGACTACGCCATCATCGCCAAGGGCCTCCCCCGCGACTGGTCGTTCGGCAACGAATCCGACCGCCGTGACCGCGAGACCGAGCGCCTGACCATGGAACTGCTCTCCGAGCTGGGCGAGCACGTCAGCTCCCGCCTGCAGCTGACCGGCAACCACGTCGTGCGCGAGGACCAGGGCACCACCAGCGGCTCGATCGCCGGCATCACCATCACCCGCAACCCGACCACGGGCAAATATGAGCCGGGCAAGGTTTGGAGCGTGGACCAGACCGGCGCCGTCGCCATCCCGTCCGTGACCAACGTGGCCCTGCCCGATCCGAGCACCTACGTCTATGGCCGCACGGCCGGTTCCGACCATCTCTACTACAACGAGCTGCACCTCCGCAACGACTACGCCATCAAGTTCGAGGGCGAGGGCTGGAAGTCCACCACCATCACCGGTCTCGCCGCCAACGCCGTGAAGACCCACTGGAAGAGCTTCCCCGCCTACAACCGCGGCAACGTCGCCAACAACAACCTCGCGGGCATCACCTACCCCGACTGGTCGTTTGCCCAGCCCTCCGTTCCCGCCAACGGCCAGAACCGCAAGGCCAAGCAGCATGACTACCAGTTCTTCGTCTTCGAGAACCTGAGCCTGCTGCAGGACAAGCTCATCGTCTCCGGCGGTGTCTCGCGCTTCCAGGGCGAGCTCACCCGCGTGGACACGACCGGCATCCAACCCACGCCGTTCCCGAGCTACAGCCTGGCCGACACGGCCAAGAGCTACGGTGTAGTCGTGAAGCCCACCAAGGAGATCTCGCTCTTCTACAGCCACAACACCTCCGGCGGCACCATGCCCGGCTCGCTCAGTGCCGGCAACGTCGCCCCGACCTTCCGCGCCTCGGTCGGCGACCAGGACGAATACGGCATCAAGACCTCGTTCCTCGACGGCAAGCTCACCGCCTCGTTCGCCTGGTTCGACATCACCTCGTCGAACTACGCCGTGCCGAACAGCGAATACTACGTCCTGATCGCCCAGGGTAACCTCGCCGCCGCCAACGCCCTCCAGAACCCGCTCTACCTCGACCTCACCTCCAAGGGCTGGGAATTCGAGGGCAGCTACACCGCCACAAAGAACCTGACGCTCATCGGCAACTACACCGACTACAAGATGCGCCAGCCCACCGGCGTGCGCCTCCGCGGCGTGTCCGACACGAGCTACGGCTTCTATGCCGACTACCGCTTCAGCGAGGGCTCGCTCGCCGGCTTCGGCGTAAACGTCGGCGTGGACTACCGCAGCGACCTCGTGGGCGAGAACGTCAACGCCTTCACCACCACCAAGCCGCTCGCCGGCGGCGTGCTGGTGCCGCAGCAGCCCAGCTTCAAGATCGCCCCGCGCACCATCGTGAACCTCGGCTTCACCTACCGCGCCAAGGACTGGACCGCGCGCCTGCAGGTCAACAACGCCCTCGACAAGGACTACATCCTCGGCGGCATCAACCGCAACTCGATGATGGTCGGCGACCCGGTCAACCTGAAGTTCTCGGTCACCTACAAGCACTGATCCGATTTGGTGGACGCACCCCGCCCTCACCGGCGGGATGCCCTCAGGCCGGCACCGTTGGGGGTGCCGGCCTTTTCTTTGCGCGGGTTCGTCCGGTGGAGCCCGCGCTCCGCCGCGGGCTTGGTTCACGCCATTGAGGTGGAGCGACCTGCTCCCCAGGGCGTCGGCCGCGCCCCTGTAGGGCGGGATCGCCGATCCTGCCTTAGGGAAGGGCCCTCTGCTCCGTTCACTCTGACTGGCCGAATCCCACGGGTCTGGCCCCGCCGGTCTCCGGCCCCAGCATCCGCCCTCAACCCCACCCCACGCCCGGTATGCTCCGCTATTTCGCGAACGGTCGCATTCATTGGAAAGAGCGCATGCGCTGCAACACGCGCACGAACTGGGAATTCTATGCCGTCACGGACGGACGCTGCGCGGTCAGTTTCCGCGACGGCGACAAGCCCGTCTTCCAGGAACGCACCTTCTGGCTCTTCGCCCCCGAGAGCCCGCATGCCTGGCTCGATGACGGCCGCCACAGCTACCGCCGCCTGTCGATCCATTTCAGCAGCGTGCCCTACCCGCTCGACGAGATCGTGCGCGCCCGCGGCGGCTGGATTTCCCGACCGCTCGACGACGCCGCCATCCGGCGCCTCGAGACCATCGCCACCGCCCTGGAGCCGCATTTCTGCAACCCGGTCGTCGCGAGCCCGCTCCACCACCAGCGCCACCTGATGGACCTCTGCCTGCTCCTGCTCGAAAACGATCCTTCGGCGACGCAGCCGCTCACTCTGACCGACGTGGCCAGCTTCCGCGTCGAGCGTGCCCTCTCCTGGTATGCCGAGCACCTGCAGCGGCATCCCTCCGTCAAGGAAGTGGCCGACGCCATCCACGTTTCCCCGAGTCACCTGCGCCGGCTCTTCGCCGAGGTGCGCCAGGCCAGCCCCAAGGAACTCTTCCGCCGCGTGCGCCTCGACAAGGCGCAGGACCTGCTCGGCCGCACCAACCTCACGCTCGACGAGGTCGCCCGCGCCTGCGGCTACACCGGCGCCAGCCACTTCTGCCGCGAGTTCAAGGCCGTGCACCGCTTCACGCCCTCCACGTGGCGCCGCCGCCTGATCGACCGCTTCATCAAACCCCTCCCCGCCGGCATCGTCCCCGTCCGCGAATTCAGCGCCCGCCCCGGCGAGCGCGCGATGCGCGCGTGAGTTTGGCTTGGCTGGGTTCCCGCAGGGTCGCCGCGAGCGGCGTCCTCATTCACGCCTAGGAGGTAAAATGGTAAAGCATACCCCTTTGGCTGCCCTCTGACTTTGATCGTAGATCGTATTCTTAACTCAACCGCTCCTTAAGTAGGGCATTCTTAGCAACCTGAGAAATTGTCTCCGATGTAATTCCCTTTCGCTTACAATAAGCGGAATCAATCCAAACACCAAGGGACTTAACCCCCTTGCTTGCATTACACGAAACGCAACACCTCGCGATGTTTTCTCGGGTAATGATCGAAGCATCGTTTATGATGTGCTCCCAAGACGGAGTCACTCCACGACCCCCAGTGGAAGTTGAAAAATCCACTTGGCAGTAAATGCATCGCGCGTCCCTACCGCTAATTTCTATTTCCAGATATGCGGGAATATTCCAACGATTCATGCAACGAGTAGAATGGCAGCGTGGCGCAAACCTCAAAAATTAGACACGGTAAGACGGAAATGCGGCTTCGAGTTCACCCTTTCATCGCCGGCGGTTCGCGGTCTTCGCTCTGCTCGATCAGGTCGAAGGAAGTGATCGCGGTGAGGTGGTCCCAGCCGGGCTCGGTCTTCACCTTGGCGTTGAAGGCGGCGACGCGGTCGTTCCAACCGATCTTGCGCGAGTGCTCGTTCCACACGTGGGTCTGCGAGCGGTTGGGGCGCAGGCCGGTCGTGAAGATCCACTCGGCGACCTCGACGTCGGTGCGGCCGGCCTTCACCTGCGCCTCGACGTCCTCGAACGTCACGTTGAGGAAGCCGCAGAGCTGGCCGTCGAGGCCGATGGACAGGCCGTAGTTGCGATGAAAGTGCTCGGGCAGCGCGCCCGCCTGCATCAGACGGATCTTGTCGAGCATGCGACCGAGGTGGTGCAGGCCGCCGAGGGTTTTGTCGTAAGGGGATCGCAGGCCTTCAACGCGGGGCATGGCGGGAGAAAAACGGGCGTCGGGAATGGCGGCGAGCGCTTTTCTTCGGCGAGCGGCGGCGGCTCAGACCAAGCGCGCGGGGCATTCAGCCGTTAAAAACGCGAAGATCGCGGAGGACGCGGAGCAAAAAGCTTGGGGATTCACCTCCGTGTCCTCCGCGTTTCAAATGCATTTTTGGGATTCAGGCCTTAGTCATCGTGCGACCGGCCGAGCAGTCGGGGCGATGCGATTGATGCAGCCAGGGTGTAGCCGGGTTTGAGCCGTAGGCGAAAGCGTGGTCAGGGAACGCCCACGTTGTCGCTGCGCTCCAACGCGGCTACTTTTTCATTCTAGCCGCCCTGGCTGGATTGCTTCGTCTCCCGCGGAAGCGGGAGACTCGCAATGACGGTCCGGGCTGAAATCAAATCTCGCCGACGCGGACGCGGGCCACGCCCTCGACGGGCTGGCCCTTGACCAGCGCGGGCTTGAAGAAGGCCTCGGCCACGACGGCGCGGGCGGCGGCATCGTCGATCTTCAGGCTGCAGCTCTCGTCGGCGAACAGGTCGAGCAGGGAGCCGTCCGGCGCGATCCGCGCGTAGTAGGTGCGGTTCATCTGGTCGAGCGTGAGCTCCTTGAGGCGCTCGCGCGGCAGGGTGCCGGGCACGACGAGCGCCGGGGCGGTCTTGCCTTTGTTCGCGCCGATGTGCTCGATCACGAGATACTGCTGCGCCTCGCTGCGCGAAAGCTCCACGCGCTTGGAGGACTTGTTGGTCGCGACTTCCTTGCCGCGGTTGAAGATGTGCACCTCGCAGCCGAGATACTTGAAACCCTGCGGCATCCCGCCCTGGCGCACGCGGATATGTTTGGGATTGGACCCGATGCGGTCGATCGCCTCCGCGTGGATGAGCATGCCCTCCGTGCCCGGCTTGGCGTCGCGCTCCCGGAATTTGAACAGGATCACCATGTGCGGGTTGTCCAGCTCCACGGGGGAGGAGACCTTGAACGACACCTCGAAGGCGTCGTGATTGCCCTCGTCCAGCTCGAGGTTCATCTTGTGGACGTAGGCGGCCGTGTCGTATTGCTGGCTGAGCATGGCGTCGTTGGCCGCGGAGGCCTGCATCGCGCCGGCGTTGTACTCGGCCTGCGCCCCCTGCTGGGCGGCCACCACCATGGGGCGGCTCGCCGAACCCTCGGGCGTGTTGGACACGGCCAGGTTGGCCGCGCCGAGGCTGATCTCCGCCGCGATCATGCGGCCGTAGGCGAGATCCTGCACCGCGGCGGCGCCGCCCGCGGCGCCGGAGGCGGCAATCATCTTGCGCACCGGATCGTTGGCGGGCGTGTAGGCGGGGCCCGCATACAGGCCGTCGATCTTCACGGAAGTGTCCGCCAGCTTCAGGCTGTGGCTCACCTTGAGCCCGGTGCGACGGTTGCGAGTCGGCACAAAAAACTCCTTCTTGCCGATCTTGATCCGAAATTCGCTGCCTTCGACGTTCTCCACCCGGTAATACTTCTTGTCGCGCTGCACGGACAGGTCGGTGCCAAGGAAAAGCACGTAGGGCTTGTCCTCGGCCGGCTTCGCGCCCGGCGCGGGCTTGGCCCCGGCCCCGTGCAAATACGGGACCGTCAGGCACAGACCGATGAGGCCGAGGCGGAGCAGGGGGCAGGGTTGGGGCGTTCTCATGGCAGGTTCAGAGAGTCAGGTCCGCCAGGCGGACGCGCACGGTGCCGTCCATCGGCCGGCCGTTGGCCAGGGCGGGCTTGAAGAGGGCGCGGGCAAATGCCCCGGTCAGGGTCTCGTCGGCGAGCGGCAGACTGGCGCCTTCGTCGGCGAAGATGCCGATGACCTGCCCATCCTTGGCAACCCGGGCGAAGCAGACGCGGTTCAACCGGTCGGCATCCAGCAGCCTGCGGACCGAGGCGGAGAGGCTGCCGCTGACCGGCTGCGGCGGGAGCGTGGCGCCTTTGTTGGCCGCCAGATGCTCGATCAGCAAATACTGCCGGGCTTCGTCCGGGCTGAGTTCGACGCGCTTGGAGGACTCGCTGGTGGCGACCTCCCGGCCGCGGTTGAAGATGTGGACCTCGTGGCGCAGATATTTGAATCCGACCGGCAGGCCGCCCTCGCGGATGCGGACATATTTCGGCTCGGTCCCGATGGGATCGAGGCTCTTCGCGTGGATCAGCGTGCTGATCTCCCCCGGCTTGGCGCCCCGCGGGGTAAATTCCACCAGCACCACCATGTAGGGGTCGTCGAGCGGCTCGGGGGAGGAAATCTTGAAGGAAACATCCACCAGGTCGTAGTTGCCCTCGGCCAGCTCGAGCGCGAGGGCGTCGGCCATTTTGGGCGTGGAGCTGTAGTCCGAGCTGAGGTTGTGGCTGGCGACATCCAGCTGCCCCTGCTGGCGGGAGAGCTCGGTTTCGAGCTGCGCCTCGCGCTCCTTCCACTGAACCGCACCGTTTTTCACCTGTTCGAGCGTGGTGGTGATTTCCTTCACATTGTAGTCGGCCAACCCCTCGGCGGCGGCCGCCCCGGAGGCCGCGCCGCTGCGGGCGTTGAACTTGTGGCGCGGGTCCGCGGCCGGCGTGTATCCCGGCCCGCCCTGCAAATCGTCGAGCTGCACGGAAACCGGCGCCAGCTTGAGTTCACGCTGCACCTTCAGGTGGTTGGCCTGCAGGCGCGTCCGCACGAACCGTGGCTTGCCCCCGACGGTGATCACAAACTCGCTGCCATCCACATCTTCCACCGGGTAAAACTTTTTCCCCTGCTGAACGGAGAGGTCGGAGCCCATGAAGAGCACATATTTCCCCGGGGCGCCCGCGGTGGCCTCGGCGGCCGGCAGACCCGGGGCCAGGGCGAGGGCGGCGGCCACGGGCAGGAAGATAAAACGGCGGGGCAACATGGTGGGGCCGGGGGCTGGACAGCTTGGAAGCTAATCAAACCGGCCGGGCGAGTCAAACGACGGGGTCACGGCGCGGAGGACTCGGGGGCGTCCAAAAGCGTCCTCACCCGCGCGAGGTAGTCGGCCACCTCGTCGGTGTGCCGGAGACTGAGCGCTTTCTGCAGGTGGCCGACGCTGGCGGCGTAGTGGCGGCGGCGCAGCTCGAGGTTGGCCAGCTCCAGGCTGGCCCGGTAGGTGGAATCGGGCACGCGGGCCGCCGCCTCGAAGGCAAACACCGCCCGGTCATCCTCGCCCTCGCCGACATGCACGGCGCCCAGGGCGATCAACGCCGGGCCGTGCAGGGG
The DNA window shown above is from Oleiharenicola lentus and carries:
- a CDS encoding DUF885 domain-containing protein: MKLTHALAVFLLLPAALLAGDPAFDTWVDEFSAAWMRADPMAATEAQYFSGAEQDALDRQLTPYSVAARAAQVARAQAGLQRLAGFDRARLDATQRVSADMLRWQLETTVRNLSFSDHVFVFNQFSGVQRELVDFLSHTHPIRNRRDIENYLARLNLVAGYMNEARAQAKDRGDRGFLPPKFILSATLAQIDRFLEGGAEKNILVTTLDERAALLGDLPAADRAASVAAAAGIVRDAVLPAFTRVRALLEAQLAVATEDAGLWRLPGGREAYAAGLQHYTTTDLTPEKIHALGLAEVARIEAKMDGLFVSLGYKEGSIKERYDRLNQDLQPPADPDPRPALIARHEEILADAVKRSESLFDLRPAAPCVVKRIPPFSESSSANHYTTPAKDGTRPGIFWANLAGPVYRIPYMRTLTYHEGIPGHHFQIALQQELTELPRFRRDRIFGFISAHGEGWALYAEQLAAENNWYEGDTVGLIGQLEAELFRARRLVVDTGLHTMKWTRQQAIDYGMLPREVDRYVAAPGQACSYKIGMIRILELREKARRELGDRFNLKEFHNAVLRAGTVPLAVLETVVDDYIAAKQGRQVALY
- a CDS encoding PQQ-dependent sugar dehydrogenase → MHTPVRVLLTLAASGFAATLLAQPAPRKDVAKIYQEICANCHGAQLEGGQAPSMLDDQWANGTGTDADLARVISDGVLEKGMPAFHSLMSEADVRAMVIFIREQRASYKRQRATQKLPGGAIPTQEHRFRIETVADGLSTPWSIAFLPDGRTLVTEKPGRLRVIADGKLQPSAIKGTPAVRDGGQGGLLEVAAHPDFAKNGWIYLAYSDPAKDKDGKEVSLTKIVRGRLKDGAWVEEEKIWQAPLELYRPGGGVHFGCRIAFDGAGYLYFSHGERGRQQDAQDLTRPNGKIHRIHDDGRIPADNPFVNTPGAFPSIWTYGNRNPQGLDFDPRTGLLWETEHGPRGGDELNLIKPGVNYGWPVITYGMNYDGSPITANTAREGMEQPVTYWVPSIAVCGIDFYEGTLFPKWTGNLFVSSLAQQELRRLVIAGDQVVSQEIVLKDIGRLRDVQCAPDGSIWVAVNDPGSIIRLVPAD
- a CDS encoding arylamine N-acetyltransferase family protein produces the protein MDLDAYFARIGYTGPRTPTHGTLAAILRAQVQTIPFENLDVLLGRPIRTDLESVQRKLVYDRRGGYCFEQNQLLLQALRALGFTAQPLIGRARWLVPAEVITGLTHLLVHVTLDGRDWLADAGMGSVSLTAPLEMREGLEQETPHDRRRLVRRDGHLVQQVCFAGAWQDINLFRPEPAAPVDLEMGNWYSHTHPQAHFRNNLLVARATPDGRRTLFNREFTVRHRDGRADKRELATADELLAVLAEHFDLHFPAGTRFGAPGAPWPV
- a CDS encoding TonB-dependent siderophore receptor — translated: MNPTKPRLLPRATVAALLLSSAVLASAQTTAPEKKEDVITLPTFTITEEPVNPYVSKQALSSSRVAMDIQDIPQTISVVTADFMQDSMSFRMLDAAKYVTPVTESTLPTGGDRYTIRGFQVSHEFVDGMEISGADGYSASMMSYNIERIEVIKGPNAILVPGGAAGGQMNPITKSPIMKDQASYTLELAQYKGNAFSFDVNRVVSADKGIAARVVGAVWKNDGYSKNYFRDGFMLAPSISIQLSPAHKLTFKGEMMRNQETNGVFLPIDPSVGSDDYAIIAKGLPRDWSFGNESDRRDRETERLTMELLSELGEHVSSRLQLTGNHVVREDQGTTSGSIAGITITRNPTTGKYEPGKVWSVDQTGAVAIPSVTNVALPDPSTYVYGRTAGSDHLYYNELHLRNDYAIKFEGEGWKSTTITGLAANAVKTHWKSFPAYNRGNVANNNLAGITYPDWSFAQPSVPANGQNRKAKQHDYQFFVFENLSLLQDKLIVSGGVSRFQGELTRVDTTGIQPTPFPSYSLADTAKSYGVVVKPTKEISLFYSHNTSGGTMPGSLSAGNVAPTFRASVGDQDEYGIKTSFLDGKLTASFAWFDITSSNYAVPNSEYYVLIAQGNLAAANALQNPLYLDLTSKGWEFEGSYTATKNLTLIGNYTDYKMRQPTGVRLRGVSDTSYGFYADYRFSEGSLAGFGVNVGVDYRSDLVGENVNAFTTTKPLAGGVLVPQQPSFKIAPRTIVNLGFTYRAKDWTARLQVNNALDKDYILGGINRNSMMVGDPVNLKFSVTYKH
- a CDS encoding sialate O-acetylesterase yields the protein MHPAPLRALLACLLLVNLAPAQTPPALSPANGLASMKIFLLIGQSNMAGRGKVESGDQTPHPRVWVLNKELAWVPAVDPLHFDRPERIGTGLGKTFGAVIADANPDAVIGLVPAAFGGSALDEWAPGRTHYVNAVARAKEALKRGQLAGILWHQGESDRAPDQAATYADRFKKFITQLRADLGAPDVPVIVGEIGRFCPNEGPVNAALRSLPALVPHCALVSSDGLPGRPEEPEVLHFESPGFRELGRRYAQAWREMNIQR
- a CDS encoding AraC family transcriptional regulator; this translates as MRCNTRTNWEFYAVTDGRCAVSFRDGDKPVFQERTFWLFAPESPHAWLDDGRHSYRRLSIHFSSVPYPLDEIVRARGGWISRPLDDAAIRRLETIATALEPHFCNPVVASPLHHQRHLMDLCLLLLENDPSATQPLTLTDVASFRVERALSWYAEHLQRHPSVKEVADAIHVSPSHLRRLFAEVRQASPKELFRRVRLDKAQDLLGRTNLTLDEVARACGYTGASHFCREFKAVHRFTPSTWRRRLIDRFIKPLPAGIVPVREFSARPGERAMRA